The following proteins come from a genomic window of Methanocorpusculum vombati:
- a CDS encoding cyclase family protein, with amino-acid sequence MKIYDVTRTLASGMYVYPGDPEFVRTPLRSGESYISALALGTHTGTHIDAPAHYFSGAAGVDELLPEKLFTTAELLSFGGLVSETTSAVLFRSGYREGDATYPQLSEEEASALVAAGVTVVGCDTPSIGNDAVHRILLAAGVIVIEMLDFANVADGVYRMIALPLKIAGADAAPARVVLIEEEE; translated from the coding sequence ATGAAAATATACGATGTGACCCGGACGCTTGCGTCCGGGATGTATGTGTATCCGGGCGATCCAGAGTTTGTACGAACTCCCCTGCGTTCAGGGGAGTCGTATATTTCCGCGCTGGCACTCGGGACCCATACGGGAACGCACATCGATGCCCCTGCCCACTATTTTTCCGGGGCGGCAGGAGTGGATGAACTGCTGCCCGAAAAGCTGTTCACCACCGCCGAACTGCTTTCCTTCGGCGGGCTGGTTTCCGAGACAACGTCTGCGGTTTTGTTCCGGTCGGGATATCGCGAGGGGGATGCCACGTATCCGCAGCTTTCTGAGGAGGAGGCATCCGCGCTTGTAGCGGCCGGAGTGACGGTTGTCGGGTGTGATACGCCGTCGATCGGAAACGATGCGGTTCACCGCATTCTGCTTGCGGCGGGGGTAATCGTGATTGAGATGCTGGATTTTGCGAATGTGGCTGATGGTGTGTACCGGATGATTGCCCTGCCGCTGAAGATTGCCGGGGCTGATGCGGCCCCTGCACGGGTTGTTTTGATCGAGGAGGAAGAATGA
- the nikR gene encoding nickel-responsive transcriptional regulator NikR has product MVGDSDLSRIGISLPQNLLDKFDGIIGLRGYSSRSEGIRDAIRSYITYYEWMSDVKGERQGVITMVYDHDHRGLMQTITEIQHENRETIQSTLHAHVNDERCLEVILVRGDGAKLKEVAEKLMALKGVESVKLTTIPVN; this is encoded by the coding sequence ATGGTAGGAGACTCGGATTTATCGCGTATAGGGATATCCCTTCCGCAGAACCTTCTGGACAAATTTGACGGCATCATCGGACTTCGCGGTTACTCTTCCCGCTCGGAAGGTATCCGTGATGCGATCCGCAGCTACATTACCTACTATGAATGGATGTCTGATGTCAAAGGCGAACGGCAGGGAGTGATTACCATGGTCTATGATCATGATCACCGCGGACTGATGCAGACGATCACCGAGATTCAGCATGAGAACCGTGAAACCATCCAGTCCACCCTGCATGCACACGTGAATGACGAGCGGTGCCTTGAGGTGATCCTGGTCCGCGGCGACGGGGCAAAGCTGAAGGAAGTTGCAGAAAAGCTGATGGCACTCAAGGGTGTTGAGTCGGTCAAACTGACGACTATTCCGGTAAACTGA
- a CDS encoding 30S ribosomal protein S27ae: MAAKKVVKQTQKRSELYSVDGQGKATTTHRHCPRCGPGVFMGEHKDRFACGKCGYTEFKQ, from the coding sequence ATGGCAGCAAAGAAGGTAGTAAAGCAAACCCAGAAACGCAGTGAGCTCTACTCCGTTGACGGACAGGGAAAGGCAACCACCACGCACCGCCACTGCCCCCGCTGCGGCCCGGGTGTATTCATGGGCGAGCACAAGGACCGCTTTGCCTGCGGAAAGTGCGGATATACTGAGTTTAAGCAATAA
- the spt4 gene encoding transcription elongation factor subunit Spt4: MAPKRTPKKLLQACRTCHKVLEADKTVCPECQGNALTTEWFGYLVIIDSRHSDVAKKMNIEYNGRYALKVR; encoded by the coding sequence ATGGCGCCGAAGCGGACACCAAAGAAACTACTGCAGGCATGCCGTACCTGCCACAAGGTGCTGGAAGCCGACAAGACGGTCTGCCCGGAGTGTCAGGGCAATGCCCTGACAACGGAGTGGTTCGGGTATCTGGTCATCATTGACTCCCGCCACTCGGATGTTGCAAAGAAGATGAACATCGAATACAACGGCCGTTACGCTCTTAAGGTTCGATAA
- a CDS encoding bifunctional N(6)-L-threonylcarbamoyladenine synthase/serine/threonine protein kinase: MPETRVLGIEGTAWNFSAAVFDEDLVCLHSSPYVPPHGGIHPREAAQHHAAVAAEVIGKVLAEAGDDIDGVAFSIGPGLGPSLRTVATAARSLALKYGVPLIGVNHCVAHVEIGRWYTKFADPIVLYASGANTQVLGFLNGRYRIFGETLDIGLGNALDKFARSHDLPHPGGPIIEEMAKKGSYIPLPYTVKGMDLAFSGLMSAAKDATARGESMEDVCCSFQETAFAMCVEVTERALAHTGKDEVILVGGVGANSRLQEMLRIMCEERGAKFMAPPRVYMGDNGAMIAYTGKVMLEAGSTIPIEESFVNPGYRSDQVEVTWRSDAGKLFAPGQSEITERGAEAAVDLTGADAVKTRLSKGYRVPALDTHLITERTRAEARCIAAARRGGVPVPVIRDVTGNAIVMEKLDGDVLKYIISDEYAYAAGVSVGKLHGAGIVHGDLTTSNMIWKGGRVYLLDFGLAQMSDEIEPRGVDLHVLFQTLESTTSAPVELKQAFCDGYRSVFSGADAVIEREQEIELRGRYL; encoded by the coding sequence ATGCCCGAAACAAGGGTTCTTGGCATTGAAGGGACAGCATGGAACTTCAGTGCCGCTGTTTTTGATGAGGATCTGGTTTGTCTTCACTCCTCACCATATGTGCCTCCGCACGGAGGCATTCATCCGCGCGAGGCAGCCCAGCACCATGCAGCGGTTGCTGCAGAGGTGATTGGAAAGGTTCTTGCCGAAGCCGGCGATGACATTGACGGTGTAGCGTTTTCAATAGGCCCCGGCCTTGGCCCTTCGCTCCGGACGGTTGCGACCGCAGCGCGGTCACTTGCCCTGAAGTACGGTGTGCCGTTAATCGGGGTGAATCACTGTGTGGCCCATGTGGAGATCGGCCGCTGGTACACGAAGTTTGCCGACCCGATCGTACTGTATGCGTCGGGCGCAAACACGCAGGTGCTCGGTTTCCTGAACGGCAGGTACCGCATCTTCGGTGAGACACTGGATATTGGTCTTGGCAATGCGCTGGACAAGTTCGCCCGCAGTCATGATCTCCCGCATCCGGGAGGGCCGATCATCGAGGAGATGGCAAAGAAAGGATCCTACATTCCTCTTCCCTACACGGTGAAGGGAATGGACCTTGCCTTCTCCGGTCTGATGAGTGCGGCAAAGGATGCAACCGCGCGCGGGGAGTCGATGGAGGATGTCTGCTGCAGCTTTCAGGAAACGGCGTTTGCGATGTGTGTCGAGGTGACGGAACGTGCACTTGCCCACACCGGTAAGGATGAGGTGATTCTGGTCGGCGGTGTTGGTGCAAACAGCCGCTTACAGGAGATGCTGCGGATCATGTGCGAGGAGCGCGGCGCGAAGTTCATGGCACCGCCCCGTGTGTACATGGGAGACAATGGTGCGATGATCGCCTACACCGGCAAAGTGATGCTGGAAGCGGGGTCAACGATTCCAATCGAGGAGTCGTTTGTAAATCCGGGTTACCGGTCCGATCAGGTGGAGGTGACCTGGCGGAGCGATGCCGGGAAACTGTTTGCACCCGGTCAGTCGGAGATTACGGAACGCGGCGCGGAGGCTGCGGTGGATCTTACCGGCGCGGACGCGGTGAAAACACGGCTGTCAAAAGGATACCGAGTACCCGCGCTGGATACGCATCTCATTACGGAGCGCACGCGCGCAGAGGCGCGGTGCATTGCAGCCGCGCGGCGCGGCGGTGTGCCGGTACCGGTGATCCGCGATGTTACCGGAAACGCGATTGTGATGGAGAAGCTGGACGGTGATGTGCTGAAATACATCATCAGTGACGAATACGCATATGCAGCAGGCGTGTCCGTTGGAAAACTGCACGGGGCAGGCATTGTGCACGGCGATCTGACCACTTCAAACATGATCTGGAAGGGCGGGCGCGTGTATCTGCTGGACTTTGGTCTTGCGCAGATGTCGGATGAGATCGAGCCGCGCGGTGTGGATCTGCATGTCCTGTTCCAGACGCTGGAAAGTACGACCTCAGCACCTGTGGAATTGAAACAGGCGTTCTGTGACGGATACCGGTCGGTATTCTCCGGCGCGGACGCGGTGATCGAACGTGAACAGGAGATCGAACTGCGGGGGAGATATCTGTGA
- a CDS encoding oligosaccharyl transferase, archaeosortase A system-associated: MDLSFWNDRRYRYGILGGLVLIFTVLAFWIRILPFPDLAGTGDMIAGPDAWYNLRLIEVALANNFGFIHFEPMTLYPTGQDIVWGPLFTWIAAAIAALAGAATRPEVIDAAGWVPALMGAAMVPVMYWLGARIGNWKTGLVSALFIAVIGGQYLSRSLYGHLDHHIAETLFSTLFCLLYVVALYALKDHKIDFKEYATLKIPVLYGVICGIAYLLGLLTMSTMVVFGLFAAIFTLLQFIINHHSGKPTEYLLVLNVITFAVVAIGMLIYGIQSVDFNFYTYSLGVLCAHLGLIFGTIVLYAISMILTKKQFQWYYYPVSLALLVVIGMGITAGAAPLLFNSAIGSLSGFFATSAAGSTIAEMASWSIQGAFNSFGWGILLAAGGFIYLLYRVWKHEEPGALFVLIWSALMIFATMQHVRWEYYVAANIALLAAVFVGWAITFAEKDLLQIAGSKKQEESEDKPAKKGKKATAKAAAGPDWIKVGTCAIVAVIAIAFVATSAVTAVQTGESYGKYGGTEKDWISECTWMLTGTPETGVDYLTIYNGEGFEYPSESYGVMSWWDYGHYITTIAERIPNSNPFQSGVAGPYGAAAVLTSTNESAVMEKLDHLGTRYVMTDYQMAGGKFGAMAIWNDSVAQLTPYYYTFLQPNNSGQLSGVQAQTPEYYNTLTVRLQYYDGSMTSPGDIAVVETDSSANYSYPVITAVKAYATEAEAQAAADLINAAGPATKHAYVIANPSSTATAYLPSTTVPALQHFRLVHESPNYVMANGQYTTQPIAGGTAWVKSFEYVPGAVIKGDGIIEVNVVTNNGRTFTYRQASVDGQFVVPYSTSGSSYDVKTTGPYTIAGTGETFEVSEEAVMRGLTIN; the protein is encoded by the coding sequence ATGGATCTGAGTTTCTGGAACGATCGTCGATATCGTTATGGAATCCTTGGAGGGCTTGTACTCATCTTCACCGTACTTGCCTTCTGGATACGCATACTGCCGTTTCCGGACCTTGCCGGGACCGGCGATATGATCGCAGGACCTGATGCCTGGTACAACCTGCGGCTGATTGAAGTAGCGCTTGCAAACAACTTCGGATTTATCCATTTTGAACCGATGACCCTGTATCCTACCGGACAGGATATCGTCTGGGGTCCATTGTTCACCTGGATTGCAGCAGCGATTGCGGCACTTGCCGGAGCTGCAACCCGGCCTGAGGTCATTGATGCGGCCGGATGGGTGCCTGCCCTGATGGGTGCCGCAATGGTTCCGGTTATGTACTGGCTTGGTGCCAGAATCGGCAACTGGAAGACAGGACTTGTCTCCGCTCTGTTCATTGCCGTAATCGGCGGTCAGTATCTGTCAAGATCCCTGTACGGGCACCTGGATCACCACATCGCAGAAACACTGTTCTCCACACTGTTCTGTCTTCTCTATGTAGTGGCTCTGTATGCGCTCAAGGATCACAAAATCGATTTCAAAGAGTACGCAACCCTGAAGATTCCTGTATTATACGGAGTAATCTGTGGTATTGCCTACCTGCTCGGCCTTTTGACCATGTCAACCATGGTTGTGTTCGGGCTGTTTGCTGCGATCTTCACGCTGCTTCAGTTCATTATCAACCACCACTCTGGAAAACCAACCGAATATCTGCTTGTTCTGAACGTGATTACGTTTGCGGTCGTTGCTATCGGCATGCTGATCTACGGCATTCAGAGTGTCGACTTCAATTTCTACACTTACTCCCTGGGAGTACTTTGTGCTCATCTTGGCCTGATATTTGGAACGATCGTTCTCTATGCCATATCAATGATACTCACAAAGAAACAGTTCCAGTGGTATTATTATCCTGTCTCCCTTGCTCTGCTGGTTGTCATTGGCATGGGTATTACTGCAGGTGCGGCACCCTTGCTTTTCAACTCAGCGATAGGCAGTCTCAGCGGATTCTTCGCCACAAGTGCAGCTGGATCCACCATCGCCGAAATGGCATCCTGGTCCATACAGGGAGCGTTCAACTCCTTCGGCTGGGGCATCCTCTTGGCCGCAGGCGGATTCATTTACCTCCTCTACCGTGTATGGAAACATGAGGAACCCGGAGCACTCTTCGTTCTCATCTGGTCGGCGCTGATGATCTTTGCCACTATGCAGCACGTCCGCTGGGAGTACTATGTTGCAGCAAACATCGCGCTTCTTGCCGCAGTGTTTGTCGGATGGGCGATCACGTTTGCCGAAAAGGATCTTCTGCAGATTGCCGGAAGCAAAAAACAGGAAGAATCTGAAGACAAACCGGCAAAGAAAGGTAAAAAAGCTACTGCAAAGGCAGCAGCAGGCCCTGACTGGATTAAGGTAGGAACCTGCGCCATCGTTGCAGTTATCGCAATCGCATTTGTTGCAACCTCTGCAGTAACCGCAGTCCAGACCGGTGAGAGCTACGGCAAGTACGGTGGAACCGAGAAGGACTGGATCTCCGAATGTACCTGGATGCTTACCGGAACTCCGGAGACCGGCGTTGACTACCTCACCATCTACAACGGCGAAGGATTCGAGTACCCGTCAGAGTCCTACGGTGTCATGTCCTGGTGGGACTACGGCCATTATATCACCACCATTGCAGAACGCATCCCGAACAGCAATCCGTTCCAGTCAGGAGTGGCGGGCCCGTACGGTGCTGCTGCAGTACTGACCAGTACGAATGAATCTGCCGTAATGGAAAAACTGGATCACCTTGGCACCCGCTATGTGATGACCGACTATCAGATGGCAGGCGGCAAATTTGGGGCAATGGCAATCTGGAACGACTCAGTTGCCCAGCTCACCCCGTACTACTACACCTTCCTGCAGCCGAATAACAGCGGTCAGCTCTCCGGGGTACAGGCGCAGACACCCGAATATTACAACACCCTTACCGTCCGGCTTCAGTACTATGACGGTTCCATGACCAGCCCCGGAGACATCGCAGTTGTGGAAACCGACTCCTCGGCCAACTACAGCTACCCGGTCATCACCGCAGTCAAAGCCTACGCAACCGAGGCGGAAGCCCAGGCAGCCGCCGACCTGATCAATGCGGCGGGACCTGCAACGAAGCATGCATATGTGATTGCAAACCCGTCAAGCACAGCTACTGCCTATCTGCCGAGCACAACCGTTCCGGCACTGCAGCACTTCCGCTTGGTACATGAGTCCCCGAACTATGTCATGGCCAACGGTCAGTACACGACCCAGCCGATTGCAGGCGGCACCGCCTGGGTCAAGAGCTTTGAGTACGTGCCGGGAGCCGTGATCAAAGGAGACGGCATCATCGAAGTGAACGTTGTCACCAACAACGGCAGAACCTTCACCTACCGTCAGGCAAGCGTCGACGGACAGTTCGTTGTCCCGTACTCCACCTCCGGCAGCTCATATGATGTGAAGACCACAGGACCCTATACCATCGCCGGTACCGGTGAGACCTTCGAAGTCTCCGAAGAGGCCGTGATGCGGGGTCTTACCATAAACTGA
- a CDS encoding glycosyltransferase, translating into MISAAAVLLILCGVGAGCAAAYPYFSYLRKLHGVSFTPSPQLLEYPAVSIVVNAYHEGDLVRTRIEDIFHAAYPLDRITLYVVNDGADKATGDAAKKALKDSPIKAAVLEPKERLGKIKCQNLVLSQITDEFVIFTDADITTKPDALAKLIARLQDPEIGAVCADLIPVGSSQNVTGSEGAYRSVYGKMCEYDSQLDSTYNFNGPLIAFKKSAVPHIEETIGADDANLALTCIANGYRAVYAADAVAYELQPVSFRAQYRQKVRRADGLVNSTRLFGSAYHEKRAVFWKQVFPRRRWMLLYSPVLFAVSAVLLLTGFFLWSLWYGTTLLLIGVVILLFSLIKPDNLLSSFILNQIYLVIGLAKRKNIQMWDRVEK; encoded by the coding sequence ATGATATCTGCCGCAGCAGTCCTTCTGATACTATGTGGAGTCGGAGCCGGATGTGCTGCCGCGTATCCGTATTTTTCCTATTTGCGAAAACTCCACGGAGTTTCTTTTACTCCCTCCCCCCAACTCCTGGAATACCCAGCAGTCAGTATTGTGGTGAATGCATATCATGAAGGAGATCTCGTCAGAACACGTATTGAGGATATTTTTCATGCCGCGTATCCTTTAGACAGGATTACACTATACGTGGTAAATGACGGCGCGGATAAGGCAACCGGTGATGCCGCAAAAAAAGCTCTCAAAGACAGCCCAATAAAGGCAGCAGTGCTTGAACCAAAGGAAAGACTGGGGAAAATCAAATGCCAAAATCTGGTTCTTTCCCAAATCACAGACGAGTTCGTAATCTTCACGGATGCTGATATTACCACAAAACCGGATGCGCTTGCAAAACTAATTGCCCGCCTGCAGGATCCGGAGATCGGGGCAGTGTGTGCAGATCTGATTCCGGTTGGTTCGTCACAGAATGTAACCGGTTCCGAGGGTGCGTACCGGTCTGTATATGGGAAAATGTGTGAGTACGACAGTCAGCTTGACTCCACCTACAACTTTAACGGCCCGCTGATCGCTTTCAAAAAATCAGCAGTACCGCATATCGAGGAAACGATCGGTGCTGATGACGCAAACCTTGCGCTGACATGCATTGCCAACGGGTATCGTGCCGTATATGCGGCGGATGCGGTCGCATACGAACTGCAGCCCGTATCGTTCCGTGCCCAGTACCGCCAGAAGGTCCGCCGTGCAGACGGGCTGGTGAACAGTACCCGCCTGTTTGGCTCTGCATACCATGAAAAGCGTGCAGTCTTCTGGAAACAGGTATTTCCGCGGCGTCGGTGGATGCTGCTGTACTCTCCGGTCCTGTTTGCGGTTTCCGCAGTTCTGCTTCTGACCGGGTTTTTCCTCTGGTCACTTTGGTACGGGACAACGCTTCTTCTGATCGGAGTTGTCATTTTGCTGTTTTCTCTCATAAAACCGGACAATCTTCTGAGCAGTTTCATTCTGAACCAGATATATCTGGTAATCGGTCTGGCAAAACGGAAAAATATTCAGATGTGGGACAGGGTTGAAAAATGA
- a CDS encoding GTP-dependent dephospho-CoA kinase family protein, whose translation MLVLPSEHRGLFKQPFGTLFPEFSDVVPQLSGRIVCTVGDVVTHSALARGIIPAVGVIDGFTMRSPYLAMPDVPHRILRVKNPAGAITDELTAVLAEAVKAAPCMILVDGEEDLAVLPLIGLLPDGALVLYGQPNEGVVVCEVTSALRQRAADLLSCFVSV comes from the coding sequence ATGCTTGTTCTCCCGTCGGAACACCGGGGACTGTTCAAACAGCCCTTCGGCACCCTTTTTCCCGAATTTTCCGATGTTGTCCCGCAGCTCTCCGGCAGGATTGTCTGTACGGTGGGGGATGTTGTTACACACTCGGCGCTTGCCCGCGGTATTATTCCTGCAGTGGGTGTCATCGACGGGTTTACCATGCGCTCCCCGTATCTTGCGATGCCGGATGTCCCGCATCGCATTCTGCGTGTCAAAAACCCGGCTGGTGCGATCACGGATGAGCTGACGGCAGTGCTTGCCGAAGCCGTCAAAGCCGCCCCCTGTATGATTCTGGTGGATGGTGAAGAGGATCTGGCAGTTCTTCCGCTGATCGGACTTCTGCCCGACGGTGCTCTGGTTCTTTACGGTCAGCCGAACGAGGGTGTCGTGGTCTGTGAAGTGACGTCCGCGCTGCGGCAGCGCGCCGCTGATCTGCTGTCCTGTTTTGTATCTGTCTGA
- a CDS encoding translation initiation factor IF-2 subunit gamma, producing the protein MHDPTIPNVNIGVVGHVDHGKTTLVSQLTGSWTDRHSEELKRGISIRLGYADATFYKCPKCEGADSWSNTDTCPICGEKLEPVRSVSFVDAPGHETLMATMLSGSAIMDGAMLVIAANEPCPQPQTKEHLMALELTGITNIVIVQNKIDVVPQKQAIENYKQIKAFVKGTVAENAPIIPVSAQKKINFGVLIDALNTTIPDRERDADVPPIMLIARSFDVNRPGSSWRDIKGGVIGGSLIRGVFHEGDDIEIRPGRQYMSENKAKWEPITTKITSMNKASHKVPVATPGGLSAIGTKLDPAITKSDTLVGQVAGAAGSLPPVWDKLKFDMTLMDRVVGSASEQNIDPLRLKEPLMLSVGTAVTVGIVMAAKKNQAEVILKRPVCAELGSRIAISRQVGGRWRLIGMGVLTE; encoded by the coding sequence TTGCATGATCCTACAATACCAAACGTAAATATCGGCGTGGTAGGCCACGTTGACCACGGGAAGACCACCCTGGTCAGCCAGCTTACCGGCTCATGGACCGACCGCCACAGTGAAGAACTGAAGCGCGGCATCTCCATCCGCCTCGGCTATGCCGACGCGACATTTTACAAGTGCCCCAAATGTGAGGGCGCAGATTCCTGGTCGAATACTGATACATGCCCGATCTGCGGCGAAAAACTCGAACCGGTACGGTCTGTCTCCTTTGTGGACGCCCCCGGTCACGAGACTCTGATGGCTACCATGCTCTCGGGTTCTGCAATCATGGACGGTGCGATGCTGGTCATTGCCGCAAACGAACCGTGCCCGCAGCCCCAGACCAAAGAGCACTTAATGGCTCTTGAGCTGACCGGCATCACAAACATCGTCATCGTACAGAATAAGATTGACGTGGTGCCCCAGAAACAGGCAATTGAAAACTATAAACAGATCAAAGCGTTCGTGAAAGGAACGGTTGCAGAAAATGCACCGATTATTCCGGTTTCTGCGCAGAAGAAGATCAACTTCGGTGTTTTGATCGATGCGCTGAACACCACAATCCCTGACAGGGAACGCGATGCTGATGTTCCGCCGATTATGCTGATTGCCCGATCCTTTGATGTCAACCGGCCGGGAAGTTCCTGGCGTGACATCAAAGGCGGAGTTATCGGCGGATCTCTGATCCGCGGCGTGTTCCATGAAGGCGACGACATTGAGATCCGGCCCGGCCGGCAGTACATGTCCGAGAACAAGGCAAAATGGGAGCCGATTACAACCAAAATTACCTCCATGAACAAGGCGTCCCACAAGGTTCCGGTCGCAACTCCGGGCGGTCTGTCTGCTATTGGTACGAAACTTGACCCGGCGATTACGAAAAGTGATACGCTTGTCGGTCAGGTTGCCGGTGCGGCAGGATCTCTTCCTCCGGTATGGGACAAACTGAAGTTTGACATGACCTTAATGGATCGTGTGGTAGGGTCTGCATCCGAACAGAACATCGACCCGCTGCGGCTGAAAGAGCCGCTGATGCTGTCCGTCGGCACGGCTGTCACGGTCGGTATTGTCATGGCGGCGAAGAAAAATCAGGCAGAGGTTATTCTCAAGCGTCCGGTCTGTGCGGAACTTGGGTCCCGTATTGCAATCAGCCGGCAGGTCGGTGGCAGATGGCGTCTGATCGGCATGGGTGTCCTGACCGAGTAA
- a CDS encoding DUF2098 domain-containing protein, with translation MSTPAIGQTVRYGRTGTVGKIVAFVEENGFTFAELDSTGLYYRIDQLTAISEVAHKETRHSDFRKDLEEEQKRFREMNESAWQNTDQSCEGGG, from the coding sequence ATGAGCACTCCTGCAATCGGGCAGACGGTGCGGTACGGCAGAACGGGAACCGTCGGGAAGATCGTGGCATTCGTCGAGGAAAACGGATTCACCTTTGCAGAGCTTGACAGTACCGGTCTGTACTATCGTATTGACCAGCTCACTGCCATCAGTGAGGTTGCCCACAAAGAAACCAGGCATAGTGACTTCAGAAAAGATCTTGAGGAGGAACAGAAAAGATTCCGCGAGATGAACGAATCTGCCTGGCAGAATACCGATCAGAGTTGTGAAGGCGGAGGGTAA
- a CDS encoding 30S ribosomal protein S24e — protein sequence MEIKITSNTRNELLSRNEVAFTAMYDGATPARADIGAKIAAMQNTPVENLILSPLKGRFGARAVIGVARIYDSPEALKATEREYLIARGQPKAAEEE from the coding sequence ATGGAGATTAAGATCACCTCTAATACCAGAAACGAGCTTTTAAGCCGTAACGAGGTTGCATTCACCGCCATGTATGACGGCGCAACCCCTGCCCGTGCAGATATCGGAGCAAAAATCGCAGCTATGCAGAATACCCCGGTCGAAAACCTCATCCTCTCTCCGCTGAAGGGACGGTTCGGAGCAAGAGCAGTTATCGGTGTTGCACGCATTTACGACTCTCCGGAAGCACTGAAAGCAACCGAACGCGAATACCTGATTGCCCGCGGCCAGCCGAAAGCAGCTGAGGAGGAGTAA
- a CDS encoding DNA-directed RNA polymerase — MYYKLKLNDKVRVPPERMGEDLNTVILDVLQEQFEGSVDKEMGIFIAVTGVDRVGDGEIIYSDGGVYYDVDFEAVTLRLSLQEIIEGIVVETTSFGAFISLGPIDAMLHMSQITDEYIDYDEKNSRLVCKDTGRTIAVGDTVRARVVALSLNEREPRESKIGLTMRQPGLGTLAWLEDECNREKAEKERK, encoded by the coding sequence ATGTATTATAAACTGAAATTAAACGATAAGGTCAGAGTCCCGCCGGAACGTATGGGCGAGGATCTGAACACCGTCATTCTGGATGTGCTGCAGGAGCAGTTCGAGGGAAGCGTTGACAAGGAGATGGGTATCTTCATTGCCGTAACGGGTGTTGACCGTGTCGGCGACGGTGAGATCATCTACAGCGACGGCGGTGTGTATTATGACGTGGACTTTGAAGCGGTAACACTCCGCCTGTCCCTTCAGGAGATCATCGAAGGTATTGTGGTGGAGACGACAAGCTTCGGCGCGTTCATCTCGCTCGGGCCCATTGATGCAATGCTGCACATGAGTCAGATCACCGATGAGTACATCGATTATGATGAGAAGAACTCCCGTCTTGTCTGCAAAGACACCGGCAGAACGATTGCGGTCGGCGATACGGTGCGCGCCCGTGTGGTAGCCCTGTCACTGAACGAACGTGAACCGCGCGAGTCGAAGATCGGTCTGACCATGCGCCAGCCGGGCCTTGGTACGCTTGCCTGGCTTGAAGATGAGTGCAACCGTGAGAAGGCGGAGAAGGAGCGGAAGTAA
- a CDS encoding PIN domain-containing protein, producing the protein MASDRHGCPDRVTVVLDTNALMMPAQFGVDLFEGLRELLGGYDVLVPAEVVYELRGLAQGRGNNAAAARFGLTVAAHCTVLPPYEDDVPVDDKVIRSAEMFNAVVVTNDKKLKDRLLSLRIPVVVLRSRSRLELIGK; encoded by the coding sequence ATGGCGTCTGATCGGCATGGGTGTCCTGACCGAGTAACGGTTGTTCTGGACACAAACGCTCTGATGATGCCCGCGCAGTTCGGCGTGGACCTGTTTGAGGGTCTGCGCGAACTGCTCGGGGGATATGATGTACTCGTACCTGCCGAGGTGGTGTACGAGCTGCGCGGTCTTGCACAGGGACGTGGGAACAATGCGGCAGCGGCACGGTTTGGTCTGACGGTTGCGGCACATTGCACGGTTCTTCCTCCCTATGAGGATGATGTCCCGGTGGATGACAAGGTTATCCGATCCGCAGAGATGTTTAATGCTGTTGTAGTGACCAATGATAAAAAGCTGAAAGACCGCCTGCTCAGCCTGCGCATTCCGGTTGTTGTACTCCGGTCACGGTCCAGACTCGAGCTGATTGGAAAATAA